A window of Solea solea chromosome 18, fSolSol10.1, whole genome shotgun sequence contains these coding sequences:
- the dnaaf2 gene encoding protein kintoun isoform X2: protein MENPEKLSLTSEEVDRLGKALKDERFRDMLHEYVQEISDPETRRQYEEEMTLLEQQRGNNIEFIHPTPFKALKTSVDAKHKCFINICASDKVGKPECKSGVSEDGRRGQHWTLPHSLLPGREDSDPKGNKVIIYDVVFHPDTLHIASKDKRFMDLVVSTAVNGIQDTLKVTLDKKNVRQLNAKYKGTPQPCVIRKPISGYKAKEASENPDPLAFPIQDEIRPNATHNCDSKADESVQIQPQEASAPTKPRFTVKYRSFIDLQDYRCSRDSATSPRPKEIVVTVDLPLLKSVRDANLEVKERRLLLDSKKPAYRLELPLAYPVDEDKGQAKFNKQRGQLTVTLPVLPSTEAWDSALFGSRGAQGSAGGDDDHDKENETGGTTGVEQPSGVEEERIQEELKQQMKLAEDPAEDREEVLEGEEQNVEGEEEREEQVTKVLEGEAQNVEREEREEQVTKVLEGEAQNVEREEREEQMTKVLEGEEQHVEPKETEEQMTKVLEGEEQNVECEEEREEQMTKVLEGEEQNVEGKEEREEQMTKVLEGEEQNVEGEEEREEQMTKVLEGEEQNVEGEEEREEQMTKVLEGEEQNVEGEEEREEQMTKVLEGEEQNVEGEEEREEQMTKVLEGEAQNVECEEREEQMTKVLEGEEQNVDGEEEREEQMTKVLEGEEQNVEGEEEREEQMTKVLEGEEQNVEGEEREEQMTKVLEGEAQNVKREEREEQMTKVLEGEEQNVEGEEEREEQMTKVLEGEVQNVEREEREEQMSKVLEDEEQHVEPKETEEQMTKVLEGKDLGEGVKGQEEKCRKQRREGEESEVVIHVEEATWKEQNREGEVAAVNLNATEMKTPHVTRETENTKENVQVKADESHTATMTASLHDTAEAGSASLSGPGKRDESEEIDEDDLQTEQVFETKGPEAALLREKDADGNEKVISDHSTSAGFVFRNTLIYTLD from the exons ATGGAGAATCCAGAGAAACTAAGCCTGACGTCGGAGGAAGTGGACAGACTCGGGAAAGCGCTCAAAGACGAGCGATTCCGGGACATGCTGCACGAGTACGTGCAGGAAATATCCGACCCCGAGACTCGGAGACAATACGAGGAGGAGATGACACTgctggagcagcagagaggtaACAACATCGAGTTCATCCACCCCACGCCTTTCAAGGCGCTCAAGACGAGCGTGGACGCCAAGCACAAGTGTTTCATTAACATCTGCGCCAGTGATAAAGTTGGAAAGCCTGAATGCAAGAGTGGCGTTTCAGAGGACGGCCGCAGGGGGCAGCACTGGACCCTGCCTCACAGTCTGCTCCCAggcagagaggactcagacccAAAGGGGAACAAGGTCATCATCTACGATGTGGTCTTCCACCCGGACACTCTCCACATAGCGAGCAAAGACAAGAGGTTCATGGACTTGGTGGTGAGCACGGCCGTCAACGGGATCCAGGACACTTTAAAGGTGACGCTGGACAAAAAGAATGTGCGACAGCTGAACGCCAAGTACAAGGGCACGCCTCAGCCGTGCGTCATCCGGAAACCAATAAGTGGATACAAAGCCAAGGAGGCCTCGGAGAACCCTGACCCTCTGGCCTTCCCCATTCAGGACGAAATCAGACCCAACGCGACACACAACTGTGACTCTAAAGCTGATGAAAGCGTCCAGATCCAACCACAGGAAGCCTCAGCGCCGACCAAGCCACgttttacagtgaaatatcgATCCTTCATTGACCTGCAAGACTACAGGTGCTCCAGAGACTCGGCCACGAGCCCGAGGCCCAAAGAGATCGTCGTCACCGTCGACCTGCCACTGCTCAAGTCCGTCAGAGACGCCAACCTTGAGGTGAAGGAGAGACGTCTCCTCCTGGACTCCAAGAAACCAGCGTACAGGCTGGAGCTGCCTCTAGCATATCCTGTGGACGAAGACAAAGGACAGGCCAAGTTCAACAAGCAGAGAGGGCAGCTGACCGTCACACTGCCCGTCCTGCCGTCCACAGAGGCGTGGGATTCTGCTTTGTTTGGTAGTCGAGGTGCTCAAGGGAGTGCAGGAGGCGATGATGATCATGATAAAGAGAATGAGACGGGAGGTACAACAGGTGTGGAGCAGCCGAGTGGTGTTGAAGAGGAGAGGATACAGGAGGAGCTGAAGCAGCAGATGAAGTTGGCAGAAGATCCggcagaggacagagaagaagTCCTGGAAGGTGAAGAACAAAATGTAGAGggtgaggaggaaagagaagagcagGTGACAAAGGTCCTGGAAGGAGAAGCGCAAAATGTAGAGcgggaggaaagagaagagcagGTGACAAAGGTCCTGGAAGGAGAAGCGCAAAATGTAGAGcgggaggaaagagaagagcagATGACAAAGGTCCTGGAAGGTGAAGAGCAACATGTAGAACCTAAGGAAACAGAAGAGCAGATGACAAAGGTCCTGGAAGGTGAAGAACAAAATGTAGAgtgtgaggaggaaagagaagagcagATGACAAAGGTCCTGGAAGGTGAAGAACAAAATGTAGAGGGcaaggaggaaagagaagagcagATGACAAAGGTCCTGGAAGGTGAAGAACAAAATGTAGAGggtgaggaggaaagagaagagcagATGACAAAGGTCCTGGAAGGTGAAGAACAAAATGTAGAGGGcgaggaggaaagagaagagcagATGACAAAGGTCCTGGAAGGTGAAGAACAAAATGTAGAGggtgaggaggaaagagaagagcagATGACAAAGGTCCTGGAAGGTGAAGAACAAAATGTAGAGggtgaggaggaaagagaagagcagATGACAAAGGTCCTGGAAGGAGAAGCGCAAAATGTAGAGTGtgaggaaagagaagagcagATGACAAAGGTCCTGGAAGGTGAAGAACAAAATGTGGACggtgaggaggaaagagaagagcagATGACAAAGGTCCTGGAAG GTGAAGAGCAAAATGTAGAGggtgaggaggaaagagaagagcagATGACAAAGGTCCTGGAAGGTGAAGAACAAAATGTAGAGGGCgaggaaagagaagagcagATGACAAAGGTCCTGGAAGGAGAAGCGCAAAATGTAAAGcgggaggaaagagaagagcagATGACAAAGGTCCTGGAAGGTGAAGAACAAAATGTAGAGggtgaggaggaaagagaagagcagATGACAAAGGTCCTGGAAGGAGAAGTGCAAAATGTAGAGcgggaggaaagagaagagcagATGTCAAAGGTCCTGGAAGATGAAGAGCAACATGTAGAACCTAAGGAAACAGAAGAGCAGATGACAAAGGTCCTGGAAGGTAAAGATTTGGGGGAAGGTGTAAAAGGTCAGGAGGAAAAATGTAgaaagcagaggagggagggagaagagagtGAAGTGGTGATTCATGTGGAGGAGGCAACGTGGAAGGAACAGAACAGAGAAGGAGAGGTCGCCGCGGTCAACCTGAACGCAACAGAAATGAAGACTCCGCATGTCACCAGggaaactgaaaacacaaaagaaaatgtgcaa GTCAAAGCAGATGAATCCCACACAGCCACCATGACCGCATCACTTCACGACACCGCAGAGGCCGGCTCCGCCTCCCTCTCAGGCCCAGGAAAGCGGGATGAGAGTGAGGAAATAGACGAGGACGACCTGCAGACGGAGCAGGTGTTTGAAACCAAAGGACCAGAGGCTGCTCTGTTGAGGGAAAAGGACGCGGACGGAAACGAGAAGGTGATCAGTGACCATTCCACGTCTGCTGGGTTCGTCTTTCGAAACACCTTGATTTACACGTTGGACTGA
- the dnaaf2 gene encoding protein kintoun isoform X3 — MENPEKLSLTSEEVDRLGKALKDERFRDMLHEYVQEISDPETRRQYEEEMTLLEQQRGNNIEFIHPTPFKALKTSVDAKHKCFINICASDKVGKPECKSGVSEDGRRGQHWTLPHSLLPGREDSDPKGNKVIIYDVVFHPDTLHIASKDKRFMDLVVSTAVNGIQDTLKVTLDKKNVRQLNAKYKGTPQPCVIRKPISGYKAKEASENPDPLAFPIQDEIRPNATHNCDSKADESVQIQPQEASAPTKPRFTVKYRSFIDLQDYRCSRDSATSPRPKEIVVTVDLPLLKSVRDANLEVKERRLLLDSKKPAYRLELPLAYPVDEDKGQAKFNKQRGQLTVTLPVLPSTEAWDSALFGSRGAQGSAGGDDDHDKENETGGTTGVEQPSGVEEERIQEELKQQMKLAEDPAEDREEVLEGEEQNVEGEEEREEQMTKVLEGEEQNVECEEEREEQMTKVLEGEEQNVEGKEEREEQMTKVLEGEEQNVEGEEEREEQMTKVLEGEEQNVEGEEEREEQMTKVLEGEEQNVEGEEEREEQMTKVLEGEEQNVEGEEEREEQMTKVLEGEAQNVECEEREEQMTKVLEGEEQNVDGEEEREEQMTKVLEGEEQNVEGEEREEQMTKVLEGEEQNVEGEEEREEQMTKVLEGEEQNVEGEEREEQMTKVLEGEAQNVKREEREEQMTKVLEGEEQNVEGEEEREEQMTKVLEGEVQNVEREEREEQMSKVLEDEEQHVEPKETEEQMTKVLEGKDLGEGVKGQEEKCRKQRREGEESEVVIHVEEATWKEQNREGEVAAVNLNATEMKTPHVTRETENTKENVQVKADESHTATMTASLHDTAEAGSASLSGPGKRDESEEIDEDDLQTEQVFETKGPEAALLREKDADGNEKVISDHSTSAGFVFRNTLIYTLD, encoded by the exons ATGGAGAATCCAGAGAAACTAAGCCTGACGTCGGAGGAAGTGGACAGACTCGGGAAAGCGCTCAAAGACGAGCGATTCCGGGACATGCTGCACGAGTACGTGCAGGAAATATCCGACCCCGAGACTCGGAGACAATACGAGGAGGAGATGACACTgctggagcagcagagaggtaACAACATCGAGTTCATCCACCCCACGCCTTTCAAGGCGCTCAAGACGAGCGTGGACGCCAAGCACAAGTGTTTCATTAACATCTGCGCCAGTGATAAAGTTGGAAAGCCTGAATGCAAGAGTGGCGTTTCAGAGGACGGCCGCAGGGGGCAGCACTGGACCCTGCCTCACAGTCTGCTCCCAggcagagaggactcagacccAAAGGGGAACAAGGTCATCATCTACGATGTGGTCTTCCACCCGGACACTCTCCACATAGCGAGCAAAGACAAGAGGTTCATGGACTTGGTGGTGAGCACGGCCGTCAACGGGATCCAGGACACTTTAAAGGTGACGCTGGACAAAAAGAATGTGCGACAGCTGAACGCCAAGTACAAGGGCACGCCTCAGCCGTGCGTCATCCGGAAACCAATAAGTGGATACAAAGCCAAGGAGGCCTCGGAGAACCCTGACCCTCTGGCCTTCCCCATTCAGGACGAAATCAGACCCAACGCGACACACAACTGTGACTCTAAAGCTGATGAAAGCGTCCAGATCCAACCACAGGAAGCCTCAGCGCCGACCAAGCCACgttttacagtgaaatatcgATCCTTCATTGACCTGCAAGACTACAGGTGCTCCAGAGACTCGGCCACGAGCCCGAGGCCCAAAGAGATCGTCGTCACCGTCGACCTGCCACTGCTCAAGTCCGTCAGAGACGCCAACCTTGAGGTGAAGGAGAGACGTCTCCTCCTGGACTCCAAGAAACCAGCGTACAGGCTGGAGCTGCCTCTAGCATATCCTGTGGACGAAGACAAAGGACAGGCCAAGTTCAACAAGCAGAGAGGGCAGCTGACCGTCACACTGCCCGTCCTGCCGTCCACAGAGGCGTGGGATTCTGCTTTGTTTGGTAGTCGAGGTGCTCAAGGGAGTGCAGGAGGCGATGATGATCATGATAAAGAGAATGAGACGGGAGGTACAACAGGTGTGGAGCAGCCGAGTGGTGTTGAAGAGGAGAGGATACAGGAGGAGCTGAAGCAGCAGATGAAGTTGGCAGAAGATCCggcagaggacagagaagaagTCCTGGAAGGTGAAGAACAAAATGTAGAGggtgaggaggaaagagaagagcag ATGACAAAGGTCCTGGAAGGTGAAGAACAAAATGTAGAgtgtgaggaggaaagagaagagcagATGACAAAGGTCCTGGAAGGTGAAGAACAAAATGTAGAGGGcaaggaggaaagagaagagcagATGACAAAGGTCCTGGAAGGTGAAGAACAAAATGTAGAGggtgaggaggaaagagaagagcagATGACAAAGGTCCTGGAAGGTGAAGAACAAAATGTAGAGGGcgaggaggaaagagaagagcagATGACAAAGGTCCTGGAAGGTGAAGAACAAAATGTAGAGggtgaggaggaaagagaagagcagATGACAAAGGTCCTGGAAGGTGAAGAACAAAATGTAGAGggtgaggaggaaagagaagagcagATGACAAAGGTCCTGGAAGGAGAAGCGCAAAATGTAGAGTGtgaggaaagagaagagcagATGACAAAGGTCCTGGAAGGTGAAGAACAAAATGTGGACggtgaggaggaaagagaagagcagATGACAAAGGTCCTGGAAGGTGAAGAACAAAATGTAGAGGGCgaggaaagagaagagcagATGACAAAGGTCCTGGAAGGTGAAGAGCAAAATGTAGAGggtgaggaggaaagagaagagcagATGACAAAGGTCCTGGAAGGTGAAGAACAAAATGTAGAGGGCgaggaaagagaagagcagATGACAAAGGTCCTGGAAGGAGAAGCGCAAAATGTAAAGcgggaggaaagagaagagcagATGACAAAGGTCCTGGAAGGTGAAGAACAAAATGTAGAGggtgaggaggaaagagaagagcagATGACAAAGGTCCTGGAAGGAGAAGTGCAAAATGTAGAGcgggaggaaagagaagagcagATGTCAAAGGTCCTGGAAGATGAAGAGCAACATGTAGAACCTAAGGAAACAGAAGAGCAGATGACAAAGGTCCTGGAAGGTAAAGATTTGGGGGAAGGTGTAAAAGGTCAGGAGGAAAAATGTAgaaagcagaggagggagggagaagagagtGAAGTGGTGATTCATGTGGAGGAGGCAACGTGGAAGGAACAGAACAGAGAAGGAGAGGTCGCCGCGGTCAACCTGAACGCAACAGAAATGAAGACTCCGCATGTCACCAGggaaactgaaaacacaaaagaaaatgtgcaa GTCAAAGCAGATGAATCCCACACAGCCACCATGACCGCATCACTTCACGACACCGCAGAGGCCGGCTCCGCCTCCCTCTCAGGCCCAGGAAAGCGGGATGAGAGTGAGGAAATAGACGAGGACGACCTGCAGACGGAGCAGGTGTTTGAAACCAAAGGACCAGAGGCTGCTCTGTTGAGGGAAAAGGACGCGGACGGAAACGAGAAGGTGATCAGTGACCATTCCACGTCTGCTGGGTTCGTCTTTCGAAACACCTTGATTTACACGTTGGACTGA
- the dnaaf2 gene encoding protein kintoun isoform X1, producing MENPEKLSLTSEEVDRLGKALKDERFRDMLHEYVQEISDPETRRQYEEEMTLLEQQRGNNIEFIHPTPFKALKTSVDAKHKCFINICASDKVGKPECKSGVSEDGRRGQHWTLPHSLLPGREDSDPKGNKVIIYDVVFHPDTLHIASKDKRFMDLVVSTAVNGIQDTLKVTLDKKNVRQLNAKYKGTPQPCVIRKPISGYKAKEASENPDPLAFPIQDEIRPNATHNCDSKADESVQIQPQEASAPTKPRFTVKYRSFIDLQDYRCSRDSATSPRPKEIVVTVDLPLLKSVRDANLEVKERRLLLDSKKPAYRLELPLAYPVDEDKGQAKFNKQRGQLTVTLPVLPSTEAWDSALFGSRGAQGSAGGDDDHDKENETGGTTGVEQPSGVEEERIQEELKQQMKLAEDPAEDREEVLEGEEQNVEGEEEREEQVTKVLEGEAQNVEREEREEQVTKVLEGEAQNVEREEREEQMTKVLEGEEQHVEPKETEEQMTKVLEGEEQNVECEEEREEQMTKVLEGEEQNVEGKEEREEQMTKVLEGEEQNVEGEEEREEQMTKVLEGEEQNVEGEEEREEQMTKVLEGEEQNVEGEEEREEQMTKVLEGEEQNVEGEEEREEQMTKVLEGEAQNVECEEREEQMTKVLEGEEQNVDGEEEREEQMTKVLEGEEQNVEGEEREEQMTKVLEGEEQNVEGEEEREEQMTKVLEGEEQNVEGEEREEQMTKVLEGEAQNVKREEREEQMTKVLEGEEQNVEGEEEREEQMTKVLEGEVQNVEREEREEQMSKVLEDEEQHVEPKETEEQMTKVLEGKDLGEGVKGQEEKCRKQRREGEESEVVIHVEEATWKEQNREGEVAAVNLNATEMKTPHVTRETENTKENVQVKADESHTATMTASLHDTAEAGSASLSGPGKRDESEEIDEDDLQTEQVFETKGPEAALLREKDADGNEKVISDHSTSAGFVFRNTLIYTLD from the exons ATGGAGAATCCAGAGAAACTAAGCCTGACGTCGGAGGAAGTGGACAGACTCGGGAAAGCGCTCAAAGACGAGCGATTCCGGGACATGCTGCACGAGTACGTGCAGGAAATATCCGACCCCGAGACTCGGAGACAATACGAGGAGGAGATGACACTgctggagcagcagagaggtaACAACATCGAGTTCATCCACCCCACGCCTTTCAAGGCGCTCAAGACGAGCGTGGACGCCAAGCACAAGTGTTTCATTAACATCTGCGCCAGTGATAAAGTTGGAAAGCCTGAATGCAAGAGTGGCGTTTCAGAGGACGGCCGCAGGGGGCAGCACTGGACCCTGCCTCACAGTCTGCTCCCAggcagagaggactcagacccAAAGGGGAACAAGGTCATCATCTACGATGTGGTCTTCCACCCGGACACTCTCCACATAGCGAGCAAAGACAAGAGGTTCATGGACTTGGTGGTGAGCACGGCCGTCAACGGGATCCAGGACACTTTAAAGGTGACGCTGGACAAAAAGAATGTGCGACAGCTGAACGCCAAGTACAAGGGCACGCCTCAGCCGTGCGTCATCCGGAAACCAATAAGTGGATACAAAGCCAAGGAGGCCTCGGAGAACCCTGACCCTCTGGCCTTCCCCATTCAGGACGAAATCAGACCCAACGCGACACACAACTGTGACTCTAAAGCTGATGAAAGCGTCCAGATCCAACCACAGGAAGCCTCAGCGCCGACCAAGCCACgttttacagtgaaatatcgATCCTTCATTGACCTGCAAGACTACAGGTGCTCCAGAGACTCGGCCACGAGCCCGAGGCCCAAAGAGATCGTCGTCACCGTCGACCTGCCACTGCTCAAGTCCGTCAGAGACGCCAACCTTGAGGTGAAGGAGAGACGTCTCCTCCTGGACTCCAAGAAACCAGCGTACAGGCTGGAGCTGCCTCTAGCATATCCTGTGGACGAAGACAAAGGACAGGCCAAGTTCAACAAGCAGAGAGGGCAGCTGACCGTCACACTGCCCGTCCTGCCGTCCACAGAGGCGTGGGATTCTGCTTTGTTTGGTAGTCGAGGTGCTCAAGGGAGTGCAGGAGGCGATGATGATCATGATAAAGAGAATGAGACGGGAGGTACAACAGGTGTGGAGCAGCCGAGTGGTGTTGAAGAGGAGAGGATACAGGAGGAGCTGAAGCAGCAGATGAAGTTGGCAGAAGATCCggcagaggacagagaagaagTCCTGGAAGGTGAAGAACAAAATGTAGAGggtgaggaggaaagagaagagcagGTGACAAAGGTCCTGGAAGGAGAAGCGCAAAATGTAGAGcgggaggaaagagaagagcagGTGACAAAGGTCCTGGAAGGAGAAGCGCAAAATGTAGAGcgggaggaaagagaagagcagATGACAAAGGTCCTGGAAGGTGAAGAGCAACATGTAGAACCTAAGGAAACAGAAGAGCAGATGACAAAGGTCCTGGAAGGTGAAGAACAAAATGTAGAgtgtgaggaggaaagagaagagcagATGACAAAGGTCCTGGAAGGTGAAGAACAAAATGTAGAGGGcaaggaggaaagagaagagcagATGACAAAGGTCCTGGAAGGTGAAGAACAAAATGTAGAGggtgaggaggaaagagaagagcagATGACAAAGGTCCTGGAAGGTGAAGAACAAAATGTAGAGGGcgaggaggaaagagaagagcagATGACAAAGGTCCTGGAAGGTGAAGAACAAAATGTAGAGggtgaggaggaaagagaagagcagATGACAAAGGTCCTGGAAGGTGAAGAACAAAATGTAGAGggtgaggaggaaagagaagagcagATGACAAAGGTCCTGGAAGGAGAAGCGCAAAATGTAGAGTGtgaggaaagagaagagcagATGACAAAGGTCCTGGAAGGTGAAGAACAAAATGTGGACggtgaggaggaaagagaagagcagATGACAAAGGTCCTGGAAGGTGAAGAACAAAATGTAGAGGGCgaggaaagagaagagcagATGACAAAGGTCCTGGAAGGTGAAGAGCAAAATGTAGAGggtgaggaggaaagagaagagcagATGACAAAGGTCCTGGAAGGTGAAGAACAAAATGTAGAGGGCgaggaaagagaagagcagATGACAAAGGTCCTGGAAGGAGAAGCGCAAAATGTAAAGcgggaggaaagagaagagcagATGACAAAGGTCCTGGAAGGTGAAGAACAAAATGTAGAGggtgaggaggaaagagaagagcagATGACAAAGGTCCTGGAAGGAGAAGTGCAAAATGTAGAGcgggaggaaagagaagagcagATGTCAAAGGTCCTGGAAGATGAAGAGCAACATGTAGAACCTAAGGAAACAGAAGAGCAGATGACAAAGGTCCTGGAAGGTAAAGATTTGGGGGAAGGTGTAAAAGGTCAGGAGGAAAAATGTAgaaagcagaggagggagggagaagagagtGAAGTGGTGATTCATGTGGAGGAGGCAACGTGGAAGGAACAGAACAGAGAAGGAGAGGTCGCCGCGGTCAACCTGAACGCAACAGAAATGAAGACTCCGCATGTCACCAGggaaactgaaaacacaaaagaaaatgtgcaa GTCAAAGCAGATGAATCCCACACAGCCACCATGACCGCATCACTTCACGACACCGCAGAGGCCGGCTCCGCCTCCCTCTCAGGCCCAGGAAAGCGGGATGAGAGTGAGGAAATAGACGAGGACGACCTGCAGACGGAGCAGGTGTTTGAAACCAAAGGACCAGAGGCTGCTCTGTTGAGGGAAAAGGACGCGGACGGAAACGAGAAGGTGATCAGTGACCATTCCACGTCTGCTGGGTTCGTCTTTCGAAACACCTTGATTTACACGTTGGACTGA
- the klf11b gene encoding Krueppel-like factor 11b yields the protein MPSRRFTDMESHGIDYIDHCGSIAKRKRHDSEQSLSSGTSGLEYTDLEAAEALVCMSSWGQSLFLGGGNRPNPPCKPRPLTPASDSCDSLLPPEIPEAPKDFVSLSSLCMTPPHSPSFVETSTSSTGPQSSLAVSSQRCGPGLHQPFLAPSAEKASSLPSPPQPCRAMATSVIRHTADSAPCQRRIPVAPNPERTKDMAVTTAVCQQQRHQQQRQHVTRTEQITSPPTPPAPLTPPQSELQPSPKKHSLDSVFTPTPLNTQLLHSPPPPPSLATTLSPPTLRSSRIICQMFPVSSQSGIISAFIPSTVQTSNGGIQTSTTPILTQPTTTNTSPVQQSLIVSSAVPQGTVMLVLPQTSVAQASHCPQTVMTLGNTKLLPLAPAPVYVPAGPGGCGGGGGSAAPTKMDFSRRRNYVCNFPGCRKTYFKSSHLKAHLRTHTGEKPFSCSWDGCDKRFARSDELSRHRRTHTGEKKFVCPVCDRRFMRSDHLTKHARRHMTTKKIPSWQADVRSLNKMVAGKLPASKPGLATLSMLVPASSK from the exons ATGCCGTCGCGAAGATTTACGGACATGGAGTCACACGGG ATTGACTACATAGACCACTGTGGCTCCATCGCAAAGAGGAAGAGGCACGACAGCGAGCAGTCTCTCTCCAGTGGAACCTCGGGCCTGGAGTACACGGACCTGGAGGCAGCCGAAGCGCTCGTGTGCATGAGCTCTTGGGGTCAGAGCCTCTTTCTCGGGGGCGGCAACAGGCCAAACCCCCCCTGCAAGCCGAGACCCCTCACCCCGGCTTCAGACTCTTGCGACTCCCTCCTGCCACCAGAAATTCCAGAGGCCCCCAAGGACTTTGTGTCTCTCTCATCCCTG TGCATGACTCCCCCTCACAGTCCCAGCTTTGTTGAGACTTCAACATCCAGCACTGGCCCGCAGTCAAGCCTGGCTGTGTCCTCACAGCGCTGTGGGCCGGGTCTCCATCAACCTTTCCTGGCACCCAGTGCCGAAAAAGCCTCCTCCCTCCCATCTCCGCCACAGCCGTGCCGAGCCATGGCCACCAGCGTCATCCGGCACACCGCAGACAGCGCCCCCTGCCAACGCCGCATTCCAGTGGCCCCCAATCCGGAGAGAACTAAAGACATGGCAGTGACTACGGCAGTCTGTCAGCAACAACGGCATCAACAGCAGCGGCAGCACGTCACGAGGACTGAGCAGATAACttcaccccccacccctcccgCTCCTCTCACACCACCCCAGTCAGAACTGCAGCCCAGtcccaaaaaacacagtttggaCAGTGTCTTCACACCCACTCCTCTCAACACTCAACTGCTCCACAGcccgccccctcctccctctcttgcCACAACCTTGTCCCCACCCACACTCAGGAGCTCTCGAATCATCTGCCAGATGTTCCCCGTCAGCAGCCAATCAGGTATAATCTCTGCCTTCATCCCGAGCACCGTTCAGACGTCCAATGGCGGCATTCAGACCAGCACCACGCCCATCCTGACCCAGCCCACCACAACTAACACCTCCCCCGTGCAGCAGTCCCTGATCGTGAGCTCGGCAGTGCCCCAGGGCACGGTGATGCTGGTGCTCCCTCAGACCTCGGTCGCTCAGGCTTCTCATTGCCCTCAGACTGTCATGACCCTGGGCAACACCAAGCTGCTACCGCTGGCGCCGGCCCCCGTGTACGTGCCTGCGGGGCCCGGCGGCtgcggcggtggcggcggcagcGCTGCGCCCACAAAGATGGACTTTTCTCGCAGGAGGAACTACGTGTGCAACTTCCCCGGCTGCAGGAAGACGTACTTCAAGAGCTCACACCTCAAGGCTCACCTGcgaacacacacag GTGAGAAGCCTTTCAGTTGCAGCTGGGACGGCTGCGACAAGCGGTTCGCCCGCTCCGACGAGCTCTCCAGGCACCGGCGAACGCACACGGGTGAAAAGAAGTTTGTGTGTCCCGTGTGCGACCGGCGGTTCATGCGCAGCGACCACCTCACCAAACACGCGCGGCGCCACATGACCACAAAGAAGATCCCCTCCTGGCAGGCCGACGTCCGGAGTTTGAACAAAATGGTCGCCGGCAAATTACCCGCCTCGAAACCTGGCCTTGCCACGCTGAGCATGCTGGTACCTGCCAGCTCCAAGTAG